The Calothrix sp. PCC 7507 DNA segment TAGCGATCGCTGTAGGATTAATGGCGATCGCTATTAGTTTATCTGCATGGGAAAAATTAGGACTAGAGTTGAACTTAGCCCTCGCTACTGGCAGGACTATCTTACAGCTACTCGTCTTAGGATACGTTTTCGACTTCATCTTTGCTTTGAACAATGCTTGGGCAGTTTTGGCGATTTTAGCAGTAATGCTGACGATTAGTGCGATTGTCGCCCGAAACCGCATCAGCCAAAAAGTTCCCCATGTGCTGCCTTGGGTTTGGGGATCAATTTTAGCCAGTACTGCGCTGACTGTGCTTTACACCAACTGCTTAATCATTCAACCAGAGAGATGGTACGAACCACGATATGTGATTCCCTTAGCCGGGATCGTCTTAGGTAACGCGATGAATGCTGCAGCGATCGCCGGTGAGCGGCTTGTTAGTACTATTAATGCATCGCCATTGGAAATCGAAACCCATTTGAGTTTAGGTGCAACCCCCCAGCAAGCAGTGAGTCAATATCGCAAAGATGCCATCAAAGCCGGATTGATTCCTACCCTCAATCAAATGATGATTATTGGTATGGTTGCACTACCCGGAATCACCACAGGGCAGTTATTAGGCGGAGTCAATCCTCTAGATGCTGTATCTTACGAAATTTTGATCATGTTTATGGTGGCTCTAGCTAACTTACTGACCACACTTTTAGTTACGAAGGGACTGTGTCGTCAGTTTTTTAACTCAGCCGCACAGTTAGTGAGGTGAATTAAGAAGTAAAAAGTAAAAAGTAAAAAGTAAAAAGTAAAAAGATAATCCCCATAAATAAATTTAAGTGCCTCGTCGAAGATTCACTCTCGTTAACCCTTCAATGGTCTTACCAAGTGCGTTAAGTCCGCTTTTCGGCTGGCAGATTTTACG contains these protein-coding regions:
- the fetB gene encoding iron export ABC transporter permease subunit FetB; this encodes MPELIKLDVVDLAIAVGLMAIAISLSAWEKLGLELNLALATGRTILQLLVLGYVFDFIFALNNAWAVLAILAVMLTISAIVARNRISQKVPHVLPWVWGSILASTALTVLYTNCLIIQPERWYEPRYVIPLAGIVLGNAMNAAAIAGERLVSTINASPLEIETHLSLGATPQQAVSQYRKDAIKAGLIPTLNQMMIIGMVALPGITTGQLLGGVNPLDAVSYEILIMFMVALANLLTTLLVTKGLCRQFFNSAAQLVR